Proteins found in one Pseudorasbora parva isolate DD20220531a chromosome 11, ASM2467924v1, whole genome shotgun sequence genomic segment:
- the kazald2 gene encoding kazal-type serine peptidase inhibitor domain 2 encodes MLVSVSEPFQLEHLGRFDWQKSLRPGEGCPKKCHPERCPDVRQLQGCPAGLVRDQCGCCWECGNDEGQLCDPEPRSGSSSYGRCAEGLRCRAPRRNPTGEPRAVCVCSKQEALCGSDEKTFKNICQFRAAQHKQGKGQTLTMLHQGPCKTKPVITSLPVDILTTKGSDVIFSCEVSSYPLASVQWRKEGDVISFPADDSSTAVQARGGPRRFELTGWLQIQRVGPNDAGVYTCTARNAFGEVSASARLQVTHGGSQLNKEFQHKENGAYRISGEEENVDDEDYEGQPSGYMYL; translated from the exons ATGCTAGTTTCAGTGTCTGAGCCATTCCAGCTGGAGCACCTTGGCCGTTTTGACTGGCAGAAGAGCCTTCGACCAGGTGAGGGATGCCCTAAGAAGTGCCACCCTGAGAGGTGCCCAGATGTTAGGCAGCTGCAGGGTTGTCCAGCCGGGCTAGTTCGTGACCAGTGTGGGTGTTGCTGGGAATGTGGAAACGATGAGGGGCAACTGTGTGACCCTGAGCCTCGGTCCGGGTCTTCTTCCTACGGGCGCTGTGCTGAAGGTCTGCGCTGCAGAGCCCCACGCAGAAACCCCACAGGTGAGCCCAGAGCCGTCTGTGTGTGCAGCAAGCAGGAAGCACTCTGTGGTTCTGATGAAAAGACATTTAAGAATATATGTCAGTTTCGGGCAGCCCAACACAAACAAGGCAAAGGTCAGACGTTGACAATGTTGCACCAAGGACCCTGCAAGACAA AACCAGTTATCACTTCGCTCCCCGTGGACATCTTAACAACCAAAGGAAGTGATGTCATCTTTTCCTGTGAGGTGTCGTCGTATCCACTGGCTTCCGTCCAGTGGAGGAAAGAGGGGGACGTCATTTCTTTTCCTGCTGATGATTCGAGCACGGCTGTACAG GCCCGTGGAGGTCCACGGAGGTTTGAATTGACCGGCTGGCTCCAGATTCAAAGAGTCGGCCCGAACGATGCAGGTGTGTACACATGCACCGCCAGGAA CGCCTTCGGAGAGGTGTCTGCCTCCGCCAGATTACAGGTTACACATGGAG GTTCTCAGCTGAACAAAGAGTTCCAGCACAAAGAAAACGGAGCTTATAGAATATCAGGCGAAGAGGAGAATGTCGACGACGAAGATTACGAAGGCCAGCCGAGCGGATACATGTATTTGTGA